The DNA region AGGAAATCTGAGAAATCTAGGAAAGTTAGGAAACCTGGGAAGTTTCGGCTTCCGAGCCGCCTTCATCGTCGGTATACCAGGGCTGCAATGGCCGACGACGAAAAGAAAGCCAAGCCGTCTCAGATCTACGTCTACGGACCGATCAATCCGTGGAACGTGAATGCCTCGGCCTTCCGCGAGCAGCTCGACGCCTTGGGCGATCCTGAGGAGATTGAGCTCCGGATCCACAGCCCGGGCGGGAGCGTCTTCGATGGCTTCGCCATCTACTCGATGCTTCGCGAGCACGCGGCCAAGGTCACCACCTGCATCGATGGGCTCGCCGCCTCCGCGGCCTCGCTGATTGCGATGGCGGGCGACGACGTGAAGATGTCGGAGGTCGCCTTCTTCATGATCCACGAGGCGAAGAGCTTCACCTTCGGTGACGCGGCTGAGCACCGCCGCACGGCGGACCTCCTCGACAAGATTCGCGGCCCCATGGTGCAGGCCTACCTGCGGCACTCGACGCTCTCGGAGGACGAGCTGGTCGAGGCCATCAAGGCCGAAACCTGGTACGACGCGGACGAGGCGATCAAGGCGGGTTTCGCGGGGTCGAAGTTCAAGAGCGCCGCCCCGGAGAACTCGGCCGCTCCCGCGATCGAGGGGGCCGCCGCCTTCGATCTGTCTTCGCTGCACCCCAGCGCTCCCGCTGCCGCGGTCGAGCGTTTCGTGAACGGTCAGCTCCCGGTCGCCATGCCCGAGGGTGAGGAGTCTGTCCTCGCCGCCGTGCAGGCCCATCTCAGCGATTTCAACTATCCGGCCCCGAAGGGCTCCGAGCCTGTTTCGGATCTCGACGCCGATTCCCTGAGCGCCGTCCTTGCGGAGCTCGAGAACCTACAGCCGCAACACGCGGCGGGAGGCTAGAACTTTGGCAACTCCGGCACAGACGGCTGAAATCGAGCCGCAGACCGATGACAAGCGCCCCGAACTCACGGGAGACGCCAAGGAGATCGTCGAAACGATCCAGCAGAAGTGGGGGGAACTCAAAGCCTTCCATGCGGACGAGCTTGCCGCTCGCGATGATCGGCTCGCCAAGATCGAGGGTCTGGCGGGCGAAGAACAGCAGAAGCTGAAGAACATCGCGAACGAGGTGCTCGATCTCGAGCTCAAGCTGGCTCGCCTAGCCGGAAGCGGGCGGCAGCAGCCCGTCCCGGCGAACGAAGACGTCGAGCGAGTCACGGACCCCTATGACGCGAACAACCCTCGCAGGCTCGACGACTACGAGGCGGCTCAGGACTCCTATATCCGCTTCGGCAAGGACGGGGTCACCGCCAAGGCTCGGCCTGTTCTCGCGTTGGGCAACGCCTTCCAAAAGCACATCGAGAACGGTTCGAGAGCCGATCAGTTCAACCCCCAGGCGGCGCTTTCGACGGACTACGGTCCCGGCGGCGGCATCTGGGCACGCCCTCACTTCGAGAGTGAGGTCGAGCGAATGCTGCAGGAGATGAACCCGTTGCGGGAGTTCGCCCGGGTCGTTCTCTGCAGCGGCGGGTCCTACGAGGGTGTCATTCGAAACGGCAACCATCAGCCGCTGACCCAGCGAGGTGAGCGAGAGGGGCGGCCCACCAACACCGAGCGAAACCTGTTCGTCGGAAAGAAGATCACGATCTACGAGTACACCGCGACCCCTGCCCTGACGCAAACGTCGATCGAAGATTCGGTGGTCAATCTCGAGGCGGAACTGGTGGACGACTCCAGCATCCAGTTCGGAGTCACCGAAGGGTACTTGGGCCTGCGCGGCAAGGGCCGAGGTGAGCCCGAAGGGCTGTTGGAGGCACCGGACATTCCGGAAATGGCAAGCGGAGTGGCCGACTCCTTCACGCACGATTCCCTGATCAAGCTGATGATGAATCTTCCGCCGTTCTATCGGAAGAGCGCTCGGTACTTCATGGGGCGGGATGCCCTGGTGAAGGCGATGACCGCCAAGGATGGCAACGAGGCATATCGGTGGCAACCGTCCAATCAGGAGGGAATTCCCTCGCTTCTGCACGGCCATCCGTGGACGGAGTTTGTCGACCTCGACAACGTCGCCCCGAATGGCATCCCGGTGATCTTCGCGAATATGTACCGCACGTACCGAATCGCCGACCGTCGAGGTCTTCGCATCGTGCGTGACGAGGTCACCGAGACTCCGTTCGTCAAGTTCAACATCACTCGCCGGTGGGGCTCCCGAGTCTGGATGGGTGAGGCCGCCCGCAAGCTCCGGATCGCCGCCTAGAAAGGAGCTGAGATGCGAGATCTGAAAAGCGATATCGACGTCGACGTGATGCTCGACCACGGTCAGCTCACTGCGACCAAGACCGACGCCCCGATCTACGACACCAAGGGGGCGCAGGGGCACGTTCTCGTGATCTACGTGCCCATTGTCACGACTGCCGACGGTTCCAATTACTTCGAGTTCAAGCTGTTCGAGGGCGACGATCCGCTGCTCGCGGACGCGACCGAAGTGAGCGCCGACGACCTCCTGGGGGTCGCTCCGGTCGTGAACGATCCTAGCCAGGCGGGCGGGCTCTTCAAGTTCGGATACCGAGGGTACAAGACCTTCCTCCGAGTTCAGCCGACCGAGAACGGCAATGCCGACATCGAGGCCTCGGCCATCGTGGTCCGCGGCCACCTCGAAGACTGGCCGAGCGCCTAGCGCCTCGTGCTGAGCGAGCGACCAACAACTTTCGTTCCGGAGGATCTGATGACAAATCAAGGATCGAGGCGGCCTCCCGAGGAGCGCGTTCTCTGCCGTTTCCTTGGGGACGCCAAGGGGTACCAGGATGGCGAACTGCGAGAGTTTGCCGAGGGCGACGAGGTCGAGCTCTGCGACGTTCTTGTTCAGTCGTTCACGTCGCTGGGCTTGATCGAGTCGATCGACACCGAGAAGGCCCGGGCAGAGGCCGAGGCGGCGCTGGCTGCCGAGAAGGCCCGGGCAGAGGCCGAGGCGGCCAAGAAGCAGGACGAAGGTAAAGCGACGCCGAAAACGAAGGCCCAGCGCCCCCGAAAGAAGACGGCCAGCGCTTGATCTCGGACGCCACGTTGCTCGCCTGGGTCGACCCTTCGGCCAGCGTGGCAACCCTCCGCATCTTCGAGCGGGGGGTTGTCCGCGATCTGGAGGGTTGGATCCCTCGGTACCTGGGTCCAGTCAAGACCCATACCGAGATCCTCTCCGGACCCGGAGCGGCTCGAGGGCGGGCTCTCCTCAGCCTGGGCGAGGGGCGTCCGTCGCCGCTCGTTCTGCAGGAGGAGATCGGTGGCGTGGGCGCGCTGCTGGCGGTGCGGTGCCGATCCTCAGAGGGCGACGCATGGATAGACCTCGACGAAGCTCCCTGGGACTCGCTCGAGGTCGACGGCCGCCGTCTGATTCGACTTGGCGAGGCCTGGCCGCCCGGGCACCGAAACCTACAGGTGCAGTACTCCTTCGGCTTTGACGAGGATCAGGGGCCCGAGGACGTCACCGCCTACGTCCTCGAAGCTGTGCGGACGCTGTACCAGCGTCGCCAGCTCGAGGGCGTCAGCAGCGAAGCTATCGACGGTCACCGGATCGTCTACGACGGCCTCAATGCCCTGCCGCAGGCTCTCGTCGAGGTCCGCAACAACCTCAAGCGTTCCGCATTTGGGGGCTGAGATGCGCCTCTCGCTTCGTCTTGCTGGCGCGGCTCTCCTGATCGCCCTTCCGGCCCTGAGCCAGATCATCGGACTCGATCCCTCGGCCTTCGGTTCGGCGACCTGGCGTGAGTCGGTCGAGTCGATCGGGGATCTCCCGGCTTGCTCGGGCAAGGCGCTCGACACGATTCGTCTGGTTCGCTCGGTGGGCCTGCATCATTGCCCGCCCGCCGGCGGGGAGTGGACCCTCCTGGCGGGTGGAAGCGGAGGCTCTGGGGATGTCACAGGCGTGGGGTCCTGCGGCTCTGGGCCCTGCTTCAGCAACGAGCC from Acidobacteriota bacterium includes:
- a CDS encoding phage major capsid protein; protein product: MATPAQTAEIEPQTDDKRPELTGDAKEIVETIQQKWGELKAFHADELAARDDRLAKIEGLAGEEQQKLKNIANEVLDLELKLARLAGSGRQQPVPANEDVERVTDPYDANNPRRLDDYEAAQDSYIRFGKDGVTAKARPVLALGNAFQKHIENGSRADQFNPQAALSTDYGPGGGIWARPHFESEVERMLQEMNPLREFARVVLCSGGSYEGVIRNGNHQPLTQRGEREGRPTNTERNLFVGKKITIYEYTATPALTQTSIEDSVVNLEAELVDDSSIQFGVTEGYLGLRGKGRGEPEGLLEAPDIPEMASGVADSFTHDSLIKLMMNLPPFYRKSARYFMGRDALVKAMTAKDGNEAYRWQPSNQEGIPSLLHGHPWTEFVDLDNVAPNGIPVIFANMYRTYRIADRRGLRIVRDEVTETPFVKFNITRRWGSRVWMGEAARKLRIAA
- a CDS encoding head maturation protease, ClpP-related, with amino-acid sequence MADDEKKAKPSQIYVYGPINPWNVNASAFREQLDALGDPEEIELRIHSPGGSVFDGFAIYSMLREHAAKVTTCIDGLAASAASLIAMAGDDVKMSEVAFFMIHEAKSFTFGDAAEHRRTADLLDKIRGPMVQAYLRHSTLSEDELVEAIKAETWYDADEAIKAGFAGSKFKSAAPENSAAPAIEGAAAFDLSSLHPSAPAAAVERFVNGQLPVAMPEGEESVLAAVQAHLSDFNYPAPKGSEPVSDLDADSLSAVLAELENLQPQHAAGG